One Alkalispirochaeta americana DNA window includes the following coding sequences:
- the recO gene encoding DNA repair protein RecO: MNRSSQQEAIILRIAPAGESHGAVDFLSPREGVSRAMAYGLRSRRSSLRGKVVPFARGTIYLYRDPRRDTAKITDFDGSHYPSIQENLTAYSHGSLWAEVVWRTFASGGGDQEAFDLLSRGYLLLEEQAPRGRASMQLLSMLLLWRYLALLGVRPPLEICAASEKAIQPEEDRFYDRREGTIFSREWAAAGGLPVPSGTARLLMASEQVSLERASRFPVTAATLEATRRFVTAAVQDAVQYPLKTLQAAAVLL, encoded by the coding sequence ATGAATCGTAGCAGTCAACAGGAAGCGATCATATTGCGCATCGCTCCCGCCGGAGAAAGCCACGGTGCGGTGGATTTTCTCTCCCCCCGGGAGGGTGTATCCCGGGCCATGGCCTACGGTCTCCGTTCCCGTCGAAGCTCGCTTCGGGGCAAGGTGGTCCCTTTTGCCCGGGGCACCATCTATCTCTACCGCGATCCTCGTCGTGATACTGCAAAAATAACAGACTTTGATGGGTCCCACTACCCCTCTATTCAGGAGAATCTTACCGCCTATTCTCATGGCAGTCTCTGGGCTGAGGTGGTCTGGAGAACCTTCGCTTCCGGCGGTGGAGATCAGGAGGCTTTTGATCTTTTATCCCGGGGATATCTGTTGCTCGAGGAACAGGCCCCTCGGGGCAGGGCGTCGATGCAGCTCCTTTCGATGCTTCTCCTGTGGCGGTATCTGGCTCTTTTGGGGGTGCGGCCTCCCCTGGAGATCTGCGCAGCCTCAGAAAAGGCGATTCAGCCCGAGGAGGACCGGTTCTACGACCGCCGGGAGGGGACGATCTTTTCCCGGGAATGGGCGGCCGCAGGGGGGCTCCCGGTGCCATCGGGGACGGCCCGGCTTCTTATGGCCTCGGAACAGGTTTCTCTGGAACGGGCCTCCCGGTTTCCCGTGACGGCGGCTACCCTGGAGGCAACCCGGCGCTTTGTTACAGCGGCGGTGCAGGATGCTGTTCAATATCCGCTGAAGACGCTTCAGGCAGCGGCCGTTCTCTTGTGA
- the recJ gene encoding single-stranded-DNA-specific exonuclease RecJ has protein sequence MKWQKTPVDAAAVKHLSQRYGLDLLSAAVLVRRNITTPDDLPYWLEEDLRYLHDPFHFPDMPEAVERIFQARDEGERVLVFGDRDVDGITSTAVMVETLRSLGIDTRWQVPEGDDIYGLTSEVVKSFSEEHGTLIITVDCGITSVDEIALAGTFGIDTIIVDHHNAAARVPSAVAVINPKVGEGYPFQGLCACAVVAKLRQALALGQTELYGQPVTLLHARPLDGDGGIEVEAVALEHGFEADRAREVFPPGGTRLQMGALERFLVGRSLICFDAPRQEQLLKHALGGGVDIYLLDLAVQTRELFPALTGKTLLEMGEGSRLARYTRETAREMDVLLALYRAVAAARFPAIRESLESVLDLVAVATLADMMPIVNENRPLVRAGLERLNKHPHAGIAALLRELSLAHRKIVSRDISWAIAPVINASGRMGTPSMAVKMFLTADETERVRLAGEIHKLNQKRRKVGQEAWKTVLPRAKELLQGEEPKIIVLHEPTVHRGVTGIIAGRLSRRYNLPAAVLTSVGGHVVGSVRSARGFVATAFLDQFSDILEKWGGHNQAAGFHFFQDRLPRFWDRLSQVMASVDLDDHQEEEVLIDAELPPRYLNPGLEELVGRFEPYGQGNPELRFLARKMVLEDVQIIGKDQDHLRLLLAGGGFKWPSVYWSAAERVPKEFSRGDRVDVVFEFSRNYYNGNETIQLVIIDMIRSAEQLLDGLDEG, from the coding sequence ATGAAATGGCAAAAAACACCCGTCGATGCGGCGGCGGTCAAGCATCTCTCCCAACGGTACGGACTGGATCTGCTTTCAGCGGCTGTTCTGGTGAGACGGAACATCACAACCCCCGATGATCTTCCCTATTGGCTCGAGGAGGATCTCCGGTATCTCCACGATCCTTTTCATTTTCCCGATATGCCTGAGGCGGTGGAGCGGATCTTTCAGGCTCGCGATGAAGGCGAGCGGGTTCTTGTGTTTGGAGATCGCGACGTGGATGGCATCACCAGCACTGCCGTGATGGTGGAGACGCTCCGGAGCCTGGGGATCGATACCCGTTGGCAGGTTCCCGAGGGAGACGATATCTACGGGCTCACCAGCGAAGTGGTCAAGTCTTTCTCCGAGGAGCACGGAACGCTCATCATAACCGTAGACTGCGGGATAACCAGCGTAGACGAGATTGCCCTGGCGGGAACCTTCGGAATAGACACCATCATAGTTGATCATCATAATGCAGCGGCCCGGGTGCCGTCGGCGGTGGCGGTAATCAACCCCAAGGTGGGCGAGGGGTATCCCTTCCAGGGGCTCTGTGCCTGTGCCGTCGTGGCAAAACTGCGCCAGGCCCTCGCTCTGGGGCAAACCGAACTCTATGGGCAGCCTGTGACGCTGCTCCACGCCCGCCCTCTGGACGGCGATGGAGGCATCGAAGTAGAGGCTGTGGCCCTGGAGCACGGTTTTGAGGCTGATCGGGCCAGAGAGGTCTTTCCCCCGGGTGGAACACGGTTGCAGATGGGCGCTCTGGAGCGTTTTCTGGTGGGGCGAAGTCTGATCTGTTTTGATGCTCCCCGGCAAGAGCAGCTTTTGAAACACGCTTTGGGAGGCGGGGTTGATATCTATCTTCTGGATCTGGCTGTGCAGACCCGGGAACTCTTCCCTGCCCTGACGGGAAAGACGCTCCTGGAAATGGGCGAGGGCTCCCGTCTGGCGCGTTACACCCGGGAAACGGCCCGGGAAATGGACGTTCTGCTCGCTCTCTACCGGGCGGTCGCGGCGGCACGGTTCCCGGCAATTCGGGAGTCTCTGGAATCGGTGCTGGATCTGGTGGCTGTGGCTACGCTGGCCGACATGATGCCCATAGTGAATGAAAACCGTCCGTTGGTTCGGGCCGGGCTGGAGCGGCTCAACAAACATCCTCATGCAGGAATTGCCGCGCTCTTGCGGGAACTTTCCCTCGCGCACCGAAAAATAGTCAGTCGGGATATCAGTTGGGCCATTGCACCGGTGATTAACGCCAGTGGGCGCATGGGAACACCCTCGATGGCGGTGAAGATGTTTCTTACTGCTGACGAGACGGAACGGGTTCGTCTTGCCGGGGAGATCCACAAGCTCAACCAGAAGCGGCGGAAAGTAGGCCAGGAAGCCTGGAAAACTGTTCTGCCCAGGGCGAAGGAGCTTCTTCAGGGTGAAGAGCCAAAGATTATCGTCCTGCACGAACCGACAGTTCACCGGGGAGTGACAGGAATCATCGCCGGCCGGTTGAGCCGCCGCTATAATCTGCCCGCAGCGGTGTTAACCTCCGTGGGAGGTCATGTGGTGGGAAGTGTCCGCAGCGCCCGGGGGTTTGTTGCAACGGCGTTTCTGGATCAATTTTCGGATATTCTCGAGAAGTGGGGCGGACATAACCAGGCTGCAGGGTTTCACTTTTTTCAGGATCGGCTGCCCCGGTTCTGGGATCGGCTCTCCCAGGTAATGGCATCGGTTGACCTGGATGATCACCAGGAGGAGGAGGTTCTGATTGATGCAGAACTTCCCCCTCGCTACCTTAATCCTGGTCTGGAGGAACTGGTGGGGCGCTTTGAACCCTACGGTCAGGGAAACCCGGAGCTGCGCTTTCTGGCGCGCAAAATGGTGCTGGAGGACGTGCAGATCATCGGCAAGGATCAGGATCACCTGCGGCTGTTGCTCGCAGGGGGCGGATTCAAATGGCCTTCCGTGTACTGGAGCGCAGCAGAACGGGTGCCAAAGGAATTTTCCCGGGGGGACCGGGTTGACGTGGTTTTTGAATTTTCCCGGAATTACTACAACGGAAACGAGACGATTCAGTTAGTGATCATCGATATGATCCGTTCTGCCGAGCAGCTTCTGGATGGTCTTGACGAGGGTTGA